The genomic window TAAAAAGATTTAAAGCGGACATCCCTGACAAAGATGTGGAATTTCTTTTGAACAGCTGGCTGCCCTACCAGGCAATAGCTGGAAGACTGATGGCAAGAACTGCATACTACCAGGTAGGAGGAGCATATGGTTACAGAGATCAACTGCAGGACAGTCTTGCAGGTTTATGGCTAGATCCTTCAATAACAAAAAACCAGATCCTTCTCCATGCCGCACATCAGAAAAAAGACGGAACCGTCCAGCACTGGTGGCTACCATTCAGCAATGGCTCTCCATCTGAAAGATGGTCAGATGACCTGCTCTGGCTCACATTTGTGGTATGTGAGTACATAGAACACACCGGCGACACACAAATTCTGTACGAAAGTGTCCCCTTCCTGGATGGAGAGGAGGCAACCATTAAGGAACACTGTTTCAGAAGTATCAAATCAGTACTCGAGAATGTATCAGAAAGAGGAATTCCACTTATCCTTGGAGGAGACTGGAACGATGGGCTGAATGGACTGGGACAAAAAGGAAAAGGTGAAAGTTTCTGGCTGAGCGAGTTCCTGTACCACATCCTTAAAAGAGTTTTAAGTCTCTTCGAACTGGATGAACACGAAAAGAAATGGATTGAAGAGTCTATGGAAAAAATCAGGAAATCTTTTAACGCACACGCCTGGAATGGTGAATGGTTCAACAGGGCAACTTCAGATGAAGGAAAGATCATCGGAGGTAAAGAAGATAACAGAATATTTCTGAATCCGCAAAACTGGGCTGTTATTTCTGGGATAACGGATGATGCCGAAAAACTTCAGAAAGCCATGAAAAATGTAAAAGAGAGGCTATTGACGGATTACGGCCCTCTACTTCTGTATCCGCCTTTCACTGAAGTAGATGGAAAAATCGGATATATAACAAGATATGCACCTGGAACCAGGGAAAACGGAGGAGTCTACACGCACGCTGCTACCTGGACACTCTGGTCAGCATGGCTCACAAAAGACTGTGAACTTGCAGAGAGAGTCTATCAAACCCTCTCACCAATTCTCAGATACTATAAAGATCCCGATGTCTACAAAGCGGAACCTTATGTAACTCCCGGTAACAGTGATGGACCTCTTTCCTCCAAAAGCGGCAAAGCTGGCTGGACATGGTATACCGGTTCTGCAAGCTGGCTTTACAGGTTAATGATTCAGTGTTATCTGGGCATCAAACCCACAAAAGATGGTATCCTGTTCTCCCCATGTACGAAAAAGAAATGGAAAAAAGCAAAGGTTACTTTCAACATTCGAAATGGACAGTACACTCTGGAAATCCTCAATCCTCAGGGCAAAGAACTTCATGAATTCAAGGAAATAATCTTCAACGGGAAGAAACTAAAAGGAAACATTATTCCTTATCTCGAAGGTAATAACCTGATTCAAATCATTTATTAAAGTGGGGTGATTGAAGTGAGGAAAGTTCTGTTTTTGGTACTTCTCGCCTTAGCTACTTTAGGAATGGCATTTACTGTGGTAAACGACATGGAAACCGTCGCAGGACTGAGTGATGATAATACTGGCGCCAAATTCTCCCTGAGCGATGAGTACGTCTTTTCCGGAAAGTACTCCGTTAAAGTAACTCCCTCAGGAAAAGCAGAGGAAACCAAGCTGGCTTTTCAACTGAGTGGTGCCGTGCTGGAAGGCTGGAGTGAGTCCGATTTGTTGAAGATTGCAGTTTTCATCCCAGAAGATGCAAAAACATACCCGGACAGGTACTTTCTCGGTATGGCTGATGTAACAGATGGCTGGGCATGGGTTGATGGAGTCTTCTCAGAAACTCAGTCACAACGAGGATGGAACGTGGTAACCTTCAAACTTTCCCCCAGAATGAAGGAAGTTTCTACAAACGGAAAGTACATGCTTTACTTTGCCTTTATAGACTTCGAAAACGCCAGCAAGAAAGTGCCAATGGTGGATCCTTTCTATGTAGATCACTTTGTAGCCATGTCTACAGAAGAGGAGAAGGTTAGACTCTACATATTCCCTATGGAAACCGAAGAAGAGATTTCAAAATACAACAACGACAACACCGGTGCTGCTTTCAAGCTCAGCAGCAGATATGCAGCCCAGGGCCTCAGATCAATGAAAATCATCCCCAGTGGAGAAGCAATCGAAACTAAAGTGGCTCTTCCACTGGAAGGAGAGAATGTAGAAAAGTGGATGCAGGGTAATACGGTTAAGATGAGTGTTTACATACCTTCCGATATGAGCACTATTCCTACCATGTATTTCCTGGGAATGGCAGATGTAACATCAGAATGGAAATGGGTTGGAGGAGTGTTTGCAGATACCAAAAATGTGGACAAGGGATGGAACCTGATAAGCTTTGAAATAGCAGGTGCCATGAAAGATTTGAACTCTGATGGAAAGTACATGATTTATCTTGCATTTGCCGGTTTTGACAAAAACAACCAGAAAGTACCTCTTAAGGAAGCATTCTACATTGATGGTATATACACCGAAAAAACCAAAGTATTAACCCTTGAAGAACGCATGTCCATGGTAGATCCTAAAACAAAAGAAGAAGTCGAAAAAATGCTGCAAATGAGTGATGAGGAGCTTCTGGAACATGTACAGAGGAAGACCTTTGAATATTTCTGGCATGAAGCAAACCCGGAAAATGGTTTGGTTAAAGACAGGAGTACCGAAGATTCTCCATGCAGTATCGCTGCTGTAGGGTTCGCACTTACGGCAATTCCAGTTGCTATAGAAAGAGGCTGGATAAGTTATGATGAAGGTTACAAAAGAGTTTTAACAACTTTGAAAACCTTCGTGGAAGGTAAAGTAGAAGGCAAGAACGGATTCTTCTATCACTTTGTCGACATGAAAACAGGTAAAAGGGTCTGGAACAGTGAGCTTTCCTCTATAGACACAGCGTTGCTTGTAGCAGGAGCCCTCTTTGCA from Thermotoga sp. includes these protein-coding regions:
- a CDS encoding glycosyl transferase family 36, with the protein product MKHFETKYGYFNENGDFVITNVQTPAPWINVLTNGRYGAVYSQAGSGYSFYIDASRSTLTKWIQDLVHDNYGKYFYILDEETGEVFSNTFQPVKNKNGSYSAIYSPGKVVFHTSFERFSVKTTAVVSIDHDVEIIKLELENNTNKPLNLSVFSYFELNMGTMPDVHREFHKLFFETQFSKNTLLSRKYMWTAGPRSWNDSYPFILFHSTNREIASYETDKEKFFGMYGNLQNPLAIQKGQCENTDGRNIDGINAIQVRIILAPQSKEAVYFFTGVAKDEKEALDFSTRFRNDEFCESQIEKAQSHWKTFLKRFKADIPDKDVEFLLNSWLPYQAIAGRLMARTAYYQVGGAYGYRDQLQDSLAGLWLDPSITKNQILLHAAHQKKDGTVQHWWLPFSNGSPSERWSDDLLWLTFVVCEYIEHTGDTQILYESVPFLDGEEATIKEHCFRSIKSVLENVSERGIPLILGGDWNDGLNGLGQKGKGESFWLSEFLYHILKRVLSLFELDEHEKKWIEESMEKIRKSFNAHAWNGEWFNRATSDEGKIIGGKEDNRIFLNPQNWAVISGITDDAEKLQKAMKNVKERLLTDYGPLLLYPPFTEVDGKIGYITRYAPGTRENGGVYTHAATWTLWSAWLTKDCELAERVYQTLSPILRYYKDPDVYKAEPYVTPGNSDGPLSSKSGKAGWTWYTGSASWLYRLMIQCYLGIKPTKDGILFSPCTKKKWKKAKVTFNIRNGQYTLEILNPQGKELHEFKEIIFNGKKLKGNIIPYLEGNNLIQIIY